The Carassius carassius chromosome 34, fCarCar2.1, whole genome shotgun sequence genome has a segment encoding these proteins:
- the LOC132114422 gene encoding RIMS-binding protein 2-like isoform X2: MREAAERRQQLELEHEQALAVLNAKQQEIDLLQKAQVEAKKDHEGAVHLLENHLDSMQVFSSYFSSEFSLSSPCDSLRAKVRELEEKCRSQSEQFNLLSKELEKFRLQAGKLDILSSGQLTGGDSPGSPSKPLTLSQLLNGLTAPSGKGNENSMSKISELIRPLQMTEGEKAELLSVKPTFLSRSTPSSPRRAFLSEVRPVISTAMDKELSSSPRSKSRFTGKVRLCVARYNYNPYDGPNEHPEAELPLVAGKYLYVYGTMDEDCFYEGELLDGQQGLVPSNFVDFVQDEELPSVSLLDRIKEPSYLNHSPASMPSSAVSTLSTLLSEKLDTLGSGTGTGTSSSSGVSSLGMSMSMGLGVDFLGPCSNGTGTLDMNIDEIGEDIVPYPRRITLIKQLAKSIIISWDPPVVLPGWTAISGYNVLVDQEVRMSVPFGGRTKSLIEKLNLASCTHRISIQSMTERGLSDPLRCTLLVGKDVVVAPYYLRVENITQVSAELTWMPSNSNYSHMIFLNDQEYDVVKPGGYKYQFYNLKPMTVYKLRVVARPHQMPWQLPLEQREKKEVSVEFCTQPAGPPLPPQDVQVQMGQTPGVLQICWKPPSLTPTGTSNGASVIGYMVCTKGQKIAEIMYPTADFVTVELNRIQCLEAREVIVRTISAQGESQDSPVATIPHSLLVPHSHGHPPPPHPPPYPQAYPPTHPQPHVQPHSIPPPHPHPPPSHPNVHPSPSHYPMSKPKLLPSARDPHAKEPEMGGRMGQPWEPYPRAPSPLPPPSHRGHTLEPPHIEGRRSPSPQRILPQPQGVPIPNTVARAIARQAAQRGAPNSRVERRNIFSERGNALHSLNSDEEEDGYDSPHARRRGASVDEFLRGSELGRQHHQYNHSDEYYTESSRGSDLSDIIEEDEEELYSDMQLEEGRRRSINSHNTLKAYYRRQDLAVDRDSWDLQREVVRQRSLRSHKRLHSIPEVAEEEQDTGVEVLGQRLRFEEACPGTPCRNPQPYHQNSRQPNHLSPSKSVRRLQRQRSSPRYSSIEDRPPCWSSSRQTTKSPDSGLDCGSEEEGSLGYRGSYHLYTGGSPLRVGSGPNMRMIHSEGPVERHALAAGRKRTLTRQCSMEEDCLDTIPETRSMRESYHHYHYHPHLHHPQRRFRSEGRLSEVGRTYHTDIRAYSVARLNRAMDEPLILGSSPSTGRSDRLDHSGHRMSRSCPAAQRRPMTVPSIEITVENNSEGSEGNLSPIKDDVYYTSVAHRRTWPPQRTEHQYDGYGGRDRRSPDYYESEPEDLSRIFVAMFDYDPLSMSPNPDAAVEELPFKEGQIIKVFGEKDTDGFYRAEICGRRGLVPCNMVSEIQTDDDEMVDQLLKQGFLPLNTPIEKIVNCNRFKDGRSVNRRSRKSKRERNKRSGRQHQVSTRRMVALYDYDPRESSPNLDVEAHYGGSLQSEEAELTFCAGDVITVFGEIDEDGFYYGELNGHKGLVPSNFLEEVPDDVEVYLTNTPSRHPQDHPSRTKNKRPVAFLMDR, translated from the exons GTAACGAGAATTCAATGAGTAAGATCTCAGAGCTCATTCGGCCTCTACAGATGACTGAGGGGGAGAAGGCAGAGCTCCTGTCTGTCAAACCCACCTTCCTGTCACGCAGCACACCCTCCAGCCCACGGCGAGCCTTCCTCTCAGAGGTGCGGCCCGTCATCTCCACTGCT ATGGACAAAGAGCTCAGCTCATCTCCCAGGTCTAAGTCCAGATTCACAGGCAAAGTGCGACTGTGTGTTGCCCGCTACAA TTATAACCCTTATGATGGCCCCAATGAGCATCCTGAGGCAGAGCTTCCCCTGGTGGCTGGGAAGTACCTGTATGTTTATGGGACAATGGATGAGGACTGCTTCTATGAGG GTGAGCTGTTGGATGGACAGCAGGGTCTGGTTCCCTCCAACTTTGTGGACTTTGTCCAGGATGAGGAGCTCCCGTCAGTTTCTCTTTTGGACCGCATCAAGGAACCGTCCTACCTCAACCACAGCCCCGCCTCCATGCCCAGCAGTGCCGTCAGTACACTCAGCACGCTGCTCTCAGAGAAGCTGGACACCCTGGGCTCAGGTACCGGGACGGGCACCAGCAGTAGCAGTGGGGTGAGCAGCTTGGGCATGAGCATGAGCATGGGTCTGGGTGTGGACTTTCTCGGACCCTGCAGCAATGGCACAGGAACGCTGGACATGAACATTGATGAGATCGGAGAAGACATTGTGCCTTACCCCCGCCGCATTACCTTGATCAAGCAGCTGGCCAAGAGCATTATCATAAGCTGGGACCCTCCAGTGGTGCTGCCCGGGTGGACGGCCATCAGCGGCTACAATGTGCTGGTGGATCAGGAGGTACGCATGAGCGTGCCCTTTGGCGGCCGCACCAAGTCTTTGATCGAGAAGCTAAACCTGGCCTCTTGTACGCACCGCATCTCCATCCAGAGCATGACGGAGCGGGGGCTCTCAGATCCGCTGCGCTGCACACTGCTGGTGGGGAAAGATGTGGTGGTGGCACCCTATTACCTTCGTGTGGAGAACATCACGCAAGTATCGGCTGAGCTCACCTGGATGCCAAGCAACAGCAACTACAGCCACATGATTTTCCTGAATGACCAGGAATATGATGTTGTGAAGCCTGGAGGGTACAAATACCAATTCTATAACTTGAAGCCTATGACAGTGTATAAGTTACGGGTTGTGGCCCGGCCCCATCAGATGCCCTGGCAGCTTCCCCTTGAGCAGAGGGAGAAGAAGGAGGTCTCAGTGGAGTTCTGCACTCAGCCAGCCG gtccTCCTTTACCTCCTCAGGATGTGCAAGTTCAGATGGGACAGACACCTGGAGTCTTGCAGATCTGTTGGAAGCCTCCTTCTCTCACTCCTACGGGCACTTCCAATGGAGCCAGTGTAATCGGATACATGGTTTGCACTAAAGGTCAAAAG ataGCAGAGATAATGTACCCCACAGCAGATTTCGTTACGGTGGAACTGAACCGTATCCAGTGTCTGGAAGCGCGGGAGGTCATTGTGAGGACAATATCAGCACAAGGAGAGTCGCAGGACTCTCCCGTGGCCACCATTCCGCACAGCCTCCTGGTGCCTCACTCCCACggacaccccccacccccccatccGCCTCCCTATCCTCAAGCCTACCCCCCAACCCATCCACAACCGCATGTTCAGCCCCACTCCATCCCGCCACCCCACCCTCATCCACCACCCTCACACCCCAATGTTCACCCCTCACCCTCCCACTACCCCATGTCCAAACCCAAACTCCTACCAAGTGCCAGAGACCCCCATGCCAAAGAGCCAGAGATGGGCGGGCGAATGGGGCAGCCCTGGGAGCCTTATCCTCGGGCCCCGTCACCCCTTCCGCCCCCTTCACACCGGGGACACACACTGGAGCCCCCTCACATAGAGGGCCGGCGCTCACCCTCCCCTCAGAGGATCTTGCCTCAACCTCAGGGAGTGCCCATTCCCAACACAGTGGCTCGTGCTATAGCCCGCCAGGCGGCGCAGAGGGGTGCTCCAAACAGCAGG GTGGAGAGGAGGAACATCTTCAGCGAGAGGGGTAATGCTCTGCATTCATTAAATtcagatgaggaggaggatgggTACGATTCCCCTCATGCCAGACGAAGAGGTGCTTCTGTGGATGAGTTTCTCAGAGGTTCTGAGCTGGGCAGACAG CATCATCAATACAACCACAGTGATGAGTACTACACTGAGAGCAGTCGGGGCTCCGATCTGTCAGACATCAtcgaggaggatgaggaggagctgTACTCGGATATGCAGCTGGAAGAAGGACGTCGCCGCAGCATCAACTCGCACAACACATTAAAG GCATATTATAGGCGTCAGGACCTAGCAGTGGACCGGGACAGTTGGGACCTGCAGCGGGAGGTGGTACGACAGCGTTCCTTGCGCTCCCACAAGCGGCTACACAGCATCCCGGAAGTTGCAGAGGAGGAACAGGACACTGGGGTGGAGGTCCTGGGTCAGCGGCTGCGTTTTGAGGAGGCTTGTCCGGGCACTCCTTGCAGGAACCCACAGCCCTACCACCAGAACTCACGGCAGCCAAACCACCTCTCCCCGAGCAAGAGTGTCCGCAGACTGCAGAGGCAGCGCTCCTCTCCACGCTACAGCTCCATAGAGGACCGACCACCATGCTGGAGCAGTAGCAGGCAGACCACCAAGAGCCCGGACAGCGGACTAGACTGCGGGAGCGAGGAGGAGGGCTCGCTTGGCTACCGTGGAAGTTACCACTTGTACACAGGGGGCAGCCCGCTTCGGGTGGGTTCTGGCCCCAACATGCGGATGATCCACAGTGAGGGGCCTGTGGAGAGGCATGCTCTGGCTGCTGGCAGGAAAAGGACACTGACCCGGCAGTGTAGCATGGAGGAGGACTGCCTGGATACCATTCCAGAGACAAGGAGCATGCGGGAGTCATATCACCATTATCACTATCATCCACACCTTCACCATCCCCAACGCAGGTTCCGGAGCGAGGGCAGGCTGAGCGAGGTTGGCAGGACCTATCACACGGACATTAGGGCATACTCTGTGGCCAGACTCAACAGGGCAATGGATGAACCCCTG ATTTTAGGGAGCTCTCCCTCAACAGGACGCTCGGATCGACTGGACCATTCCGGCCATAGGATGAGTCGCAGCTGTCCAGCCGCTCAGAGAAGACCAATGACAGTCCCTTCCATTG AGATCACCGTGGAGAATAACAGTGAGGGGAGTGAGGGGAACCTCTCACCTATCAAGGATGATGTTTACTATACCAGTGTAGCCCACCGCAGGACATGGCCCCCACAGCGAACAGAGCACCAATATG ATGGTTATGGAGGACGGGACCGGCGGTCTCCAGACTACTATGAGTCAGAGCCAGAGGACTTGTCCCGAATCTTTGTGGCCATGTTTGACTATGACCCCCTGTCAATGTCTCCTAACCCTGATGCTGCTGTGGAAGAGCTTCCCTTCAAGGAGGGCCAGATCATAAAG GTGTTCGGAGAGAAGGACACAGATGGATTCTATAGGGCAGAGATCTGCGGTCGCAGGGGGCTCGTCCCCTGTAACATGGTCTCAGAGATCCAGACAGATGATGATGAAATGGTGGACCAGCTGCTCAAACAGGGGTTTCTTCCTCTCAACACGCCCATTGAGAAAATAG TAAACTGTAATAGGTTCAAAGATGGCCGTTCAGTTAATCGCAGGTCCCGGAAATCCAAGAGAG AGAGGAACAAAAGGAGTGGAAGGCAGCACCAGGTGTCGACCCGGAGGATGGTGGCCTTGTATGACTATGACCCCAGAGAGAGCTCTCCTAACCTGGATGTGGAG GCCCACTATGGGGGCAGCTTGCAGAGTGAGGAG GCTGAGCTGACGTTTTGTGCAGGTGATGTGATCACAGTTTTTGGAGAGATCGACGAGGATGGCTTTTATtat GGGGAGCTCAATGGACACAAGGGTCTGGTCCCCTCCAACTTTCTCGAAGAAGTGCCTGATGACGTGGAGGTTTACCTCACCAACACCCCGAGCCGTCACCCCCAGGACCACCCGTCCCGGACAAAGAACAAAAGG CCGGTTGCTTTTTTGATGGATCGTTGa